A window of Daucus carota subsp. sativus chromosome 2, DH1 v3.0, whole genome shotgun sequence genomic DNA:
CTCAGATATTAAGATGTCGGTGATCAAGTAGTTTTGTAAGTTCctttaaaaaaagtagttttgtaaataatttttaaaaatattttgattataaacaaatttttgATACTAAAAGTTTCatgtaaaatcatttataaattatattttaacaataaagTGAAAGTCCTTACAATTATGGTTCATGAATCATgatcatcaaaaatatcaacATCGCTATTATGCTTTCTCAATAAATTAGCTTAACATATCCTGTCAGGTACATTTCTCATCTTTCAGCAGAGGTAGGTTTCATAATATTAATCGTGTACTGTTTGATATTAATGTTTTTGTCACTTTTCGGTAGATGTATGtttcataatattatttgtttacgGTTTGATACTAATGTTTCAACAGGAACATAAGCGGATTTAGGATTTAAACTGTATGGATATCAAAcaaattttcgaaaaatttaTAGAAAAGGTCCTCCATTTTTCTAAAACAGCTTTTACGTGTTATCAAATCTTAATGCAAAAATATGagtttatttatgttatatcttaatatatgtattaaatatattattactttgTGCAGCAATAATTTTAAACAGCACTCTAAAATAACCCACTTCTCTATTTGTGCTCCCTCCCATTGTTAATTTCGGAACAGTACCAAGAGTATTTCTATCGCTGTCGACTATAATGATAGGATAAATTGGACCACATTATGCGGGTATTTGATCGGGTTTTTAAGTCCGGCTTGtgaatttataagttagaaatacTTATTGTACTATTTGTATAAAAACTCAAGAAGCATTTATAataagttgagaatgctagcttttgtttcatgattccACTTTTGTCCTAAACATTTTAATTACTCATAAGTCTTAACTCGTTTttaacttctatttcacttttttactttaagtaagaagTACTTAATTTAAGCTCAGCCCAACGGCACTATGTAAAAATATGATGAATATTTGAGATATTGTACTTCGATACTATAtcagttggctataatttaaaacagtatgtttttagtattttagattgttataaataaaatatatcattttaataaaataataaatgatgtgtaattttcCTATAAATTCTTTACACTCTGTAGAGATTCAACAAATATAGACATCTATGGAAACTTGGCTATAATTGAAAATAAGGAGAGAGGTTGGAGTGTGATATTTTCAACATATTAtctacattttttatttttgataatgtccaactcattttttaattaagaatttttaatGGTTGAAATTGCTCTAACACCGGTATTATATAATTGCATTCCAACATAAAATCCTGCTCAAATTTGCTTGCTAAATGTAGCCATGGTGTTCCATTTGCTAGCTCTGGTAAAACTGAAACTCTTAGCCACTGCATCTCAAAGTGCTTTCAATCCATTGTTCCCTTGCTTGGCAGTCCCCTTTGTGCTTAAACTTTGCATGTGCTTGAGATGCGATCTTCGTGGATTTCATGCAAGTACTGCGCAATCGTTGAGGTTCTTCTTGTATCGTTTAAGTTGTATAATTTTTCGCCCAAGGCAAGAGGAAGAAGATCTTGGAAATGCAGGCAGGTGGAGGAGAGTGCAACAACAGTAGTGGATTCGCGGGTGCCGTCAGATTATGAAGATATCTTGGTTGTCGTCAGATTATGAAGATAGTTTGCGTGTTATTGCCATACTAGCAGTTTGATGTTGCAGCGTTCGTTTAAACTTTATACCGATCATCTTTTGATCTGATGGTATGATGGTACTGGACTCGCTGAATAtgtgtttaaatatttttaaaataaatattagtaaATATGTGCCTTTTTATTGATGTATGCTTGTTCGTATTTTATTccataaaattttcttttgtagaaCTGCTCACACTTTATTTGGATTTAGCAAACAGTTTGCCATTGTAATATCGTATCTTCGATAATCAATCTTATTTTGTGAGAGCTTTGATCGACCGGTAATCACCAAGAAAAATGTACGAGAAAAGAGACGGTTGTCACTTTTCCATCCCGACGAAAGAAAGTTTCCATTTTTTCTTGCTTTAATCCTCAAAAGATAAGGTTCAATAATATTGTATTGTACATCAATTGTCTCTTTGCTATTGTGCATACCTAATAATTACAACCTTCAATAATTCCATTTCATCATAAAATCCTCCTCATTTATGCCTGCTAAACCGAGGTAGCTATGGTGTTACATTTGCTAGCCCTAGTGAAACTCAAGCTTTTAGCCACCGCATCTCATTCTGCTTTTACTCCACTGGTTCCTTGCCTGGCATATCCATTTGTGCTTAAACTTTGCAATAGTTTGAGATTTGGTTTACCTCAGTCTCGTGCAAGTGTTGCGCAGTTTTCAGGTTTGTTCTTGTTTCGTTTAGGTCGTATAATTTTTCATGGAAGACGCGAGGAAGCTTTGGGGAATGCAGGTAGATGGAGGAGAGCTCTCCGGCTAATCGATGAAATGATCAGCCGTGCAACACTGCAAGCCGGTTCGCAGGGCTCATCGGGTTATGGACATAGCTTGAATGGCATTGCAGTGATGGCAGTATGATGTTTAAGTAACAATCAAATATCAAACACATGAGTAAGGATCTCATCTCCGGTATTTAGCAAAACACACAATTTATATTAGCcattgtaattttaattattctgcTCTTAGAGGTCATTCGGATCTTTTTCACTCCTaaagttaaaacttaaaagggtaatatataaatttagcaTTTGATCCCATAACATTCCAAATGAACAACCCTTATTTCTTATGTGTTGCTAACAACTCTTTAAAATACAAGAGATAATCTTCTTACATTACAGAACAATTTTGTTGGGAGTTGAGCATCTCTGGAGATCTGCAagaaaataagataaattatgATGGTTATTACAGAGGATTGACTATTAATCAGACAAAAAAAAGGAGATGGTGTCATTGATTTACAACAATTAACAGAAAAACTAGAACGGCAATTGGCGTTTTTAATTTCCATGAAACCCAACATGTCAAAAGATGGATGATATTCTTATCCCAGAGGCACTGAATAGTTCTTTCGGAAGTTCGAATTCATGCTGACAGTATCCCACTTAATGATACTGGGAACTACACGTCCCTGGGTACACTCAATATTGAGTACATTTACGTCCACTTTTCTAGTATATCGTAGAGGCCTTCCATTACCACTTAAGATTAGGGACTTGCAATTATCTATGATTAGTAAAATTTTCCTAATGGTGGGAGTGTGACAATATGAATTTCTACTATAAGCAAGCCAGTTTATTCAATCAAATAATTGTAATAGTGTAAGAAACATGACAAGTACTTACAATTGGCCAATAGTAGATATATCAAAATCAGGAGCAAGCTCTCGCATAATATCATCGGGAGGTTGGCCGCACTCTTGCATTTTCTGCATGAGCTCAACAATCTTGTTGAAGTTGCCCGGCTCAGTTTCATAAACTccattaatttcttttatgagTTCATGCTGATGGGAGTATCTTTCATATTCTTCGGTGCTTAATGTAGCTTTATGGTCTTCCAACCATTTTGGATACCTTCCACCAATCTCTCTCATAGGATCCTGAAGCACATCTTTAGACAGTAGCTGCTGCATCATAGTCTCCATGATAGAGTTCATGTCCTAATCAATGTCCACGTTCTTAAAGTTATTCCTTTGCATCAGATATACCAAAGAAGTATACACACAAGAAGTACACAACTCATCAGGTAAATAGGGGGCCATTCCCTAGTTTATTGTGTTTTTGTTGGCTACATGCAAAACTATGCAATTATTATTAGCAAAGCCATTTCACTCTACCTACATGTTTAACTTTAACATCCAAAAAGGCAAAGACGTATCCATACTGAACATTAACTTGATAAATACATAtttacaagttcccaaacaacAATTAGATTGAAAGTGCCTATAGTTTCTCCTCAACATCTTTTGTTTGCTTTCAGCTTCTAAGTTAAATTGTTTATTGAGACTTCAGACATGTTGGCGACCCCAGAATACATTCATTCCCTTGTAGTTGTTCTTATGCACATGCAAAAAACAAGAACACTGGCTAAAAGATACAATTAATAAGCACAGCGATTTTTTAAATAAGCACAGGTAAACTAAAAGCTTCAATATTTTTTCACAAGGTTGCATTCTATTTTTAGTGTTCAAATGagcaacccccccccccccccccccccccccccccgcttCATTCCTATAGCCACGACAGCGCAGCTGTATATGCAAATTCTCCCATCCAAGTTGCTAATCAACAAATCAAATCGTGATTTAAAATGCCTATAATTTCTCATTAACATCTTTTGTTTGCTTTCAGCTTCTAGATTAAATTGTCAATTGAGACTTCAGACGACAGATATGTAACGTAAGCCACCCAGGATACCTTCAGTTCCTAATAATTGTTCTTATGCACATATGCAAAAACGAGTACGCCTGCTGAAAGATGCAGCCAATACTATCTCTATGGGTAAGGACAGCGATTCTACAGATAAGCACCATTATTAAAGTATATAACTAGAAGCTAAGGATGTAGCCCAAAACAAAAATTAGGGCAGGCAAAGCAAATGCTTCAAAAATTTTTCACGATTTTTACTGTTCAAATTTCCCCTCCCCACAAAAAAACTTTATTTCTATAACCATAAGGGCACAGCGGTATATGAAACTTTTACAATCCAAGATTGCGAAACCAACAAATCATTTGATGCAGTAAACataaacaaagaaaaacaaTCATGAACCATCATCCAAAAAATTCCCAAATTTAGTCCCAACAAAGTACCTGAGAACCAGCAAGCTCCTCAAACTGCTTGACGAAATCTTGCATCATGGCATCATTACCAAAATCGGGTACTGGAGCAGTAATCGTCTCCAATCCCTTGACCGTCTCCCTGGTTTGCTCCCTCAGCTTGTCAAGCGCCTCAGAAACATGATGAGACTCCTTCGAAACCTTTTGCTTCCCCATTTTCTTGGCTTTCAAATCAGGCAAACCCATTCCCAGCCCTTTTACTCCACTACCAGACACAACAGACCCATTCTTTTCTTTGTTTCCTCCCTTATCTCCACTTctgtattaaaaaaaagtacCAAACCTTACTTCaatcattcaaatttgatgctTTAAATCAAATCAGAACCACCCCAAAAGTCCAAAACACACAATTACAcacaaaacatataaatatagaGAACAAGAAATATGTTAAGCAAGGACCTTTGAGCAGCAGAAGCGAAATTAAGATTCTGAAAGTCATCCAAAGCACCTGAATTGAACTTGAGGGTGAGTTGCaagattaatttatttatcaaaattttaatctatGACATAAAAATGATGCACATATATACAATAAGGAGAGGGTAAAATGAGTTCTTACTGTCAAGAAGCTGGTCTAATTCATCAGATTGGTCTGTCATGATTGCTCAAgaaatctctctccctctctctctctctctcgttcaccttgtttctctctccctgtttatatatgtatgtatctatACTTGTACGATGACTGCACAAAGTTGCTCCCCTGGTTGTGTATTAAAACTTCAAAGAGGGAGGGGAACTTTTATTACCGATGGTCGGTAAAAATAGGTGGATGGGTTAGTGTCAGAAAATAAAAACcctgaaatcaaaatcaaattcgaAATTGGAAAATGGAATCAAAATTGAAATTGGAAAATGGAAATTCCTTGCTTGTTTGATTGGATTGGATGTAAATTATTCAATTGATTTGAAAATAACAGAGCTAACAAagcaataaattaaaaagatatatatatttatttgttcaCAATCCTATCtctaatattattattgtatctatttctatatattaaaagagaaCTACGGGCGAATTATTATTgcatctacttctatatattaaaaaagaacTACGGGCGAAAAGAGCAAAAAAATTGCCTGCGCACAATTTCAACAATACCCTGGCTCTTCGTTTTCTTGGCGATCTCTACCGGTTTCTCATTGTGTATATTGTCTGCCAGCTCTTTGATTGATTTAGCTCAACTGTTATCTTCTTGCATGAGATTTGTGTTCTGTGTTAGGTTGTCTCTCCTCCCTTGAGTTTTTCTCATGGTTTGGGATTCAGTTTTTGTGTGTAAAACAATTTAGATTTCGCGGCACACCTTCTTCATAACGGCGGTTCTAGAGAGAACGTGGCAGGCCGAAGCTGTGCCTAaccaaaaagaggttgcagagGAGTGCAGGGCGGTGAAGTGATTGCGGAGTGCTGCTCGTAGGGTATGGTTTCTCAGATTTTGGTTCAGTGCATACGTGTTAGTTGATATTATTCCTGACTGGGCCATTTTTCCTCAAATTGTGTTACTTAAGAGTTGTCCATTATGTCTCAGATTACTAAAGCTCCTTCCCCGTTTTAACAAGCTAACCTTATAGTTCTATCATGGCCTTTGTAGTGTCCagcatttttttatataagctTACTTTGATCAGTGTATAGTAAAGTCAGATTAGTAGCAGAATAAGAAATTAAACATAATAAAGACATATTTTATtggtaaaacatattttattttattaaacatgTCACTGTTTTCCTCAATAGAAAAGGAGGCTTTATCTGTCAAGCATATTGTGGATAATGCGCAACAGGTTCTCCGTGAAAAAAAGGAATTAGGCATGTGTTTTGGTTGGTGTGTATGTTCACTCAGCAATTCATGGATAATTGGATATGCAGTGAACCATTTCCTGTAAAGGGCACcatcttttattttataactTTGTTTGCTGTTTTCAGTTGCTGGTTTGAAGATCAAAGCAGAGAAGGCTACTATGCTGGGAACTGAATTTATCGGTAACATCAAATGCTTATTTGCCATTTTCATCAGCTTGATTCATTGTTGATTGCAGTTTCATAGTTTATTTTGTCATAAGTGTTAAGTGTTCCACACAGACAAGATCAGTACACTAAATGCTAACCTGAGAAGTAATGAGAATGAACTTAAAAGAAAGAACAAGATAATGCTGGAGTGACAAAGGTCCAGCAGCAGAGGAAGAGATATccatatttatgaaaattaattaaatataactcGCTCTAACTAATACACATATATTCAACTAGAAATCATTGTGTTACAGTTTGGCTTAACCAGCCTCACCTTGAGAAATCTCTATTGGCCAATGAAGACATTATACAAAGGCTTATCTCGGAGAAAAAGGTGAGGCTTTGGGACCGATGGTCTTTCCTATTGATTAAAACTTGTTTCTATCTATGTCCTTCATAACGTGCTACTTTTCTACAATCCATTGTCAGGCATTGCATTTAGGTCTGAGAGACTTGCAAAAtgcaattaaaaattattaaccaTCGTTTTGTAAATCATTACCTTTTAGTAAATTAAATGAAACAGGAGGAGATTCTTTAATGAATAGAATGTGATCCAGGGCTGAACTTACAGTCACCTAAAGCAACCCATAGGCTGGCAATAGACTTGTGTTTAGCAGCTGAGTCTCCTAGGTGTAAATGTATAtactttttatatgtatgtttaATTGAATTTATGTTGCTAAACTTAATATGATATTGAGACAAACAAAACCATTACTTGGATGATTAGCAGTTCTGTTTTGAATATAGTCTTTGTTTTTGCAACCTGAAGATATTTTTGGAGTTAAAAAATATAGGAGAGAAGGCTTGACATGAGATGCAGtttataaacaataagaattgaTTGGATATAACAAAATTGAGGATAAAAGGTTGTAAAACTTCTCaatgttaaatttatatattgttgaAGTAACTTGACAGAATACTTGCAAGGTGTTTCTTTTATTAGTATGTCGCAATTGTTTGCTTTGTCCACAGCCTATGGTCatcatttatcattttaatatttttctttataataatatatgatatgatGTGTGTTGagtcttttattaattttctgAATTACTCTACTAGATTTGGGTGGAAATTATTCAGAAAGATGATGCGAAGGCTATTATGGGGCAATTTTTAAAAGTCGTTACATTTTGCCATTTACAGGGTGTAGTGCACCGGGATCTTATACCGGAGGTAAAGCTCATTTTCTCACCAATCTTTTCCCTAACTACATTATATAGTGCAAACAGGAGTTGCCACCTTAAAGTTGATCTATCAAGAAATTTATTTACCTTAGTAACTTGTCATGTGAATGTTAAAGTTTAGTTTTTACTGGAGCAGAATTTTCTTTTTAGCACAACGGATGAAAACTCTCAGTTAGTAGCAAAATACTTTGAGCTGTCCGATTTTATCAGGCCAGGTAAGGATCATTCTGAATGGATCTTGCAAGAATGTGTTCTTATTGTAACTCTAGGACATCATTTACTAACTGTATATAAAATGTGTTGATTCAGAACTGCATGACATCGTCGGAAGTGGCACCCGAAGTTTTACATAGATCTTATAGCACGGAGGCTGATGTATGGAGTAGAGGtcttatatcatatatacttctGTGTGGAAGTTGCTCATTTTATGCCCGAAATGAGTCTGGCATATTTCGAGAAGTTGTTAAGGCTGTTCCAGGTTTTGACTAAGAACCTTGGCCTTCAGTATCCTTAGAGGCAAAGGATTAGCGTCTTTTGAATAAATACCCTATAAATGAATGACTGTTACACGGGCTCTTAGTAAATCTCCCTCTCTCGAAATATATTttatgcccccccccccccctccctcccaCTCCCTCACCGTCACAAGACATTATTTCAAATTCACAGAGTTGTTTTTTCCTTACCTCTTCATTGTCTTATTCTTAGGTCATTCTTGTATAAGGAGTTATAAAGACATAGAAGACCTACTTGACATTAGTATATTCATACTAATGAAGGTTTAAGTGCGATCAACACCATCGCGCAAGACTGTCCTAAAGGCGTGTGTTTAGTTTTAAATAGAAATGCATTACTTCTAATCACATTCCTTTCAAATTAAACAGTGCACTGCGCAATCCAGATTTTTTCCTCTTTGTAAACTAATATGGTCAATATATTAAGAGAAAAGTAACCGGAAAAGATTTCTATTGTCACTTGTTTTTTACCCGACTCAGgtataaaagaaataaataatatagttttTGGTTCTTTTTCCTTTAATGAAAGATGTATTTGGAGGTTAAAAAATCTTAGAAGTAGCTTTGTAGAAGCTGGGAGTAATAGATCTTCTGAAACTCGATTTGGCTTTTTCAGAGTTTGCAATTGTTTCACACTCCTAAGCTACGAGACAGTAAAGATAAATTTCAAATCACATGAATGTCACGTATGCGTGTTACGTTTTTGGTATTTTGCATTATTTGTTATAAACCTGTAGTTTTATTTGCATTATCATGTGGATAACCCATAATGTTAACTTTCTGTTTTGTCTTGTACAGTTGTACATTTTTTTTCAGAACACAACACCAAAAGGGGAAATAGCTGCTACTCTGGAGATCATGATCTCTATGTCGTTGGTGGCTTGTACCATGATGTTCTCACTCCGGCCATGACTGTTGGTCCCCGCCGCAGGGTAAGTACTCCAAGAAGAGTGAATCATGGATCTTCTTGATAAATGcctcttttttttgttttcaaaattttggttgAACCTATCTTGACacaatgttaaaaaataatatgggGAACATGCAAAAGGAGGTTACCCACTTGTGAAAGAAGGCAAAACGGAAGGGTGGGTGGTTTGTGAGTGTCAGTATGAATATGAGCATGATGTGAAAGAGCCACCAAGCCCTGTCTACAAAATCTCTCCTGACCTTCTCTATGCCAATTCCAAAAGGGTATGTTTCTCATCTGCTCTTTGCTTTGTtttaaagatcaaatctttaaaatatttattttagttatttagaAAAGTGTGAATCTttagaaataattatatatagttggtCACTGTTATCAACctattatttcttttgtttatgtAAATTGAGTGTTTTGTGGTCATAACTAAACAAAATTCAGACTATTAAGGCTCACATTTTACTGATTTCTTCAAGTTTTTCCTTGGAGCATAGTGTAGCAAAATACAGAAAAACTGTTTTTCGAATAGAGCAAAGTAGACTTTTTGTCACTTgtgtaataaataataaaaaaacatgttaGTAATTcacaaattattaaattataattgtctGTTTGCAGAAGAGGGGATTTGGGTTGTTTTCATGCTGCTTGAGGCCATCTTGTGACTTGTGAGAAACCAGTGACAACTCAAAAGGCTTGCTGAGATGCATCATATGCCTACATGCAAAAAAATGATGGCAGACAGCATAGTTGTCACTAAAACCATTCTAAGCCTTTATATTTTGATGCAGCGATGGATCAAAGAGCAGAGGTAATTTTTCCTATCTAATCTGATGTTCTCGGCTTCAGGCACGGGTATATGGAAATGCGAACCAGAGGTTTTACACGAATGCGAGCTATTAGTCTACAAAGACATCTTCGAGGATATTTTGGAAACAAAAgcatttgataaaattatataaaagctCTGATTGGCCATATAACTTTTGGGTCTACTTAAATCATGTATTTACCTGTTCATTTTGATGGCCTGTCTCATGCTAGAGTAAAAAAGCATTCTCATCAACTTAATTTTTGTCTGGTTATTACTGTGAAGATACAATGGATATGATTAGCAGTGTTTTGTTTTTCGTTGAAATTAGAGTGTTAGGCACATATTGATTATTGCTGAGGATTGcacttaatttaaaaaaaaaatcctggaTAGCTTTAAACTTAAGATTTGGATGACATGATATCATGAGTTCTGTGAATTATGAACTGAAGTTTCGCgggtaaaaaaattgaaaaacgtTGAATGTGTATGTAAAACTTGCAAGttcaattataaatatgcaCTGTATTTTCACATCTGTGAAGTTACCTGAGCAATAATGGTTATGTCAAGAGCGGATGCTCCGAAAGTCCTGGCAGTACTATTGATGATCGAGAGTTGGAACTTCTCTATTTCAGCAAGGTTTTTTTTTCTAAGACTCCTTTTCGTTTGTCACAGTTAATTTTTATTAGGATATCTCTATCTGAGATTCTTACTTCAATTTCCGGCAGGGGCTCTTCAACAGGAATGCCAGCTGCGTGGTTATCTGAGGATGAATTGTTGGCAAAAGCAACCGATTCTGTGGACTTCTCCAAGTTTTCTCCTCAAGGGCCTTCACTCTTTTTTGAAGTTGTTTCAAGTACTTGATAACATCTCCTGGAGCAGAAGCCTTGTCTATCTGTTGCAGGGTACGAACAGTATCAGTATCTTGTAGCGAAATTTACCAACAAAAAGGATTGAATATATCACAATACAGACTATACCTTCTTCAAGCCAGGGACTAGAGCAGAGAGAGCAATGAACCTTtgagtaagtttttctcatctcTTTCTCTCAGCCAATGATGTGATCGATCCCGAGCTTGAGAAAGCCGATCATTTGTGCTAATCCGTTTAGCACCCTGAGAGGATTTCAGCACATAATTTTGGTTCTCAAATGAACCCTGGGAGGTGATAACATCAGTACCTAAAGTAGCAGTGGTACTTCTAGAAGACAAATCCTCTTCTTCCAGTTTTACAATGCCAATTTAATTATTGTAATTAGCATAACTTTTCAACACCTTTTCCTTTTTGAGATTGTAAAAATTCTCATGCTTAGTTAAATATCAGAGGAGACTTAGTCATTTTCTATTACttctatattgtttttttaatctaTTTATTTCATAAACATATCAACTTTCATGATTTTCCATAGCTCCTCTTCACATGCTTGGCCTTCTTTGTACAATAGAAGCAATTTGTGTGTCATTACACCTGTTATGTTTAGGTTCAACCACATTGTTTACATTGTTACATTGTTTAAGTTCTGTCCTTGAGGGACTGAAAATTTAGAAAAGATTCAGAGATAGGAGAGAGATTGTGCATCGGTCTGTATTAGTTCTGCAACagggcccgtgccttgcacgggcttctAGCGTTCTACGCTAGTTGTTATTTATGTTTCGTACAGTTTCAAGTTTgagtaaattatattattacttttgataattatgaatttgagaatataaaaatttgaaattaatagcatcttattaaaattatagaaattaAGTTATTTTGActaaataaactaaaatt
This region includes:
- the LOC108209596 gene encoding CDPK-related protein kinase; the encoded protein is MLGTEFIVWLNQPHLEKSLLANEDIIQRLISEKKIWVEIIQKDDAKAIMGQFLKVVTFCHLQGVVHRDLIPENFLFSTTDENSQLVAKYFELSDFIRPELHDIVGSGTRSFT
- the LOC108209594 gene encoding peroxisome biogenesis protein 19-1; the protein is MTDQSDELDQLLDSALDDFQNLNFASAAQRSGDKGGNKEKNGSVVSGSGVKGLGMGLPDLKAKKMGKQKVSKESHHVSEALDKLREQTRETVKGLETITAPVPDFGNDAMMQDFVKQFEELAGSQDMNSIMETMMQQLLSKDVLQDPMREIGGRYPKWLEDHKATLSTEEYERYSHQHELIKEINGVYETEPGNFNKIVELMQKMQECGQPPDDIMRELAPDFDISTIGQLSPEMLNSQQNCSVM